From Marivirga harenae, one genomic window encodes:
- the miaB gene encoding tRNA (N6-isopentenyl adenosine(37)-C2)-methylthiotransferase MiaB: MSELIKDLDIIAEEAKTDESCGIQVSKEENTGKNRKLYIESYGCQMNFSDSEIVTSIMKDNGFDTTNDFNNADVIFLNTCSIREKAELTVRKRLTDFNKVKASKPEMQIGVLGCMAERLKTKLLEEEKIVDIVAGPDSYRDLPNLVKTVDDGEKAVNTFLSREETYADISPVRLNSNGVTAFISIMRGCDNMCSFCVVPFTRGRERSRDPFSIVKEAQDLFDKGYREVTLLGQNVDSYKWSEEMNNKARLEKIEKKEDVAVINFANLIEMVAKVSPDLRVRFSTSHPKDITNEVLHTIKKYDNICNYIHLPAQSGNSRILKMMNRTYDRDWYINRVDAIRDILGEECGISSDMISGFCSETENEHQDTLTLMDYVKYDFSYMFFYSERPGTLAEKKYEDDIPLATKKRRLQEIIDKQRQHSLERNNLVLNKIHKVLVEGASKRSNEQLQGRNSENKVVIFPKENYKKGDYVDVYVDECTGATLIGKAV, encoded by the coding sequence ATGAGTGAATTGATTAAAGATTTGGACATCATTGCAGAAGAGGCCAAAACGGATGAATCTTGCGGTATTCAAGTATCAAAAGAAGAAAACACAGGCAAAAACCGAAAACTATATATTGAAAGCTACGGCTGTCAAATGAATTTTTCCGATAGTGAAATCGTGACTTCGATCATGAAAGATAATGGGTTCGATACTACAAATGATTTCAATAATGCGGATGTGATATTTCTCAACACTTGCTCAATTAGAGAAAAGGCTGAGCTAACGGTGAGAAAAAGACTGACTGACTTTAATAAAGTAAAAGCAAGCAAACCCGAGATGCAAATTGGTGTATTGGGTTGCATGGCAGAGCGATTGAAAACAAAACTCCTAGAAGAAGAGAAAATCGTTGATATAGTTGCTGGCCCTGATTCCTACCGTGACTTGCCTAATTTGGTCAAAACAGTAGATGATGGCGAAAAAGCAGTAAATACTTTCCTCAGTAGAGAAGAGACTTACGCGGACATTAGTCCAGTCAGATTGAATTCAAATGGTGTAACTGCTTTTATCTCTATCATGAGAGGTTGCGATAACATGTGTTCTTTCTGTGTGGTGCCTTTCACTCGCGGAAGGGAAAGAAGTCGTGATCCTTTTTCGATCGTTAAAGAAGCGCAGGACTTATTTGACAAAGGGTACAGAGAAGTAACGCTTTTAGGTCAAAATGTCGATTCATATAAATGGTCTGAAGAAATGAACAATAAGGCCAGATTAGAGAAAATTGAAAAAAAAGAGGATGTAGCCGTGATCAATTTTGCTAATTTGATTGAAATGGTAGCAAAAGTATCCCCTGATTTAAGAGTAAGATTCTCTACTTCGCACCCGAAAGATATCACGAATGAGGTATTACATACTATTAAAAAGTATGACAATATCTGTAATTACATTCACTTGCCTGCACAAAGCGGAAATTCTAGAATTCTAAAAATGATGAACCGAACTTATGACAGAGATTGGTACATCAATCGAGTAGATGCGATTAGAGATATTTTGGGAGAAGAATGTGGCATTTCATCTGATATGATTTCCGGTTTTTGTTCCGAAACAGAAAATGAACATCAAGACACCTTAACGCTTATGGACTATGTGAAATATGATTTCTCTTATATGTTCTTCTATTCTGAAAGACCAGGAACTTTAGCTGAAAAGAAATACGAAGATGATATTCCTTTAGCAACCAAAAAGAGAAGATTACAGGAAATAATCGATAAGCAAAGGCAACACTCTTTAGAAAGGAATAATTTGGTATTGAACAAGATTCACAAGGTTTTGGTAGAAGGAGCTTCTAAGAGATCTAATGAACAATTGCAAGGAAGAAATTCTGAGAATAAAGTAGTCATCTTCCCAAAAGAAAACTACAAAAAAGGAGATTATGTTGATGTTTATGTTGACGAATGCACTGGCGCAACATTAATCGGTAAAGCGGTCTAA
- a CDS encoding sigma-54 interaction domain-containing protein has product MDIQTIKNRFGIIGNSDHLNFAIKVAMQVAPTDMTVLITGESGVGKESFSKIIHQLSARKHGQFIAVNCGAIPEGTIDSELFGHEKGSFTGAYDTRKGYFEVTDGGTIFLDEIGEMPLSTQSRLLRVLENGEYIRVGSSKVMKTDVRVVAATNVNLIQAVEKGKFREDLYYRLNTVPIFVPPLRDRGEDIELLFRKFTSDFAEKHHVNAIKLTADAKQALMAYRYPGNIRQLKNIAEQISLLEMEREVDKDILLKYLPQEGNMMPALYKSQDGTGGSKDNFSERDILYKILFDMRNDVEELKKLVHNVLKNENYGEEILKDNEDLFEVKQNEFKENAEGIRTPFLLDSRKEEDEDSEHFDLEDYQDAEHEIEEESLSLEKKEKEMIERALSKNQNKRKYAARDLGISERTLYRKIKQYDL; this is encoded by the coding sequence TTGGATATACAGACTATCAAAAATAGATTCGGCATAATCGGTAACTCCGATCATTTAAACTTTGCCATAAAAGTAGCCATGCAAGTAGCTCCTACGGATATGACCGTGCTCATTACCGGAGAAAGCGGAGTTGGTAAGGAATCATTCTCCAAAATTATTCATCAATTAAGCGCACGGAAGCATGGTCAGTTTATAGCCGTGAACTGTGGAGCTATCCCAGAAGGAACCATTGATTCAGAGCTCTTCGGACATGAAAAAGGGTCTTTCACTGGTGCTTATGATACTAGAAAGGGATATTTCGAAGTAACTGATGGAGGCACCATATTTTTAGATGAAATTGGCGAAATGCCACTTTCCACACAGTCGCGACTACTAAGAGTATTGGAAAATGGAGAGTACATTAGGGTAGGTTCATCTAAAGTGATGAAGACTGACGTTCGGGTTGTCGCTGCAACCAACGTGAACCTTATTCAAGCAGTTGAAAAAGGGAAGTTTAGGGAAGATTTGTATTATAGATTAAATACTGTTCCGATTTTTGTACCACCTTTGAGGGACAGAGGTGAGGATATAGAACTACTCTTTAGGAAATTCACCTCAGATTTTGCTGAAAAACACCATGTTAATGCCATAAAATTGACGGCTGATGCTAAGCAAGCATTAATGGCTTACCGTTATCCTGGAAATATTCGACAATTAAAAAACATTGCTGAACAAATTTCCCTATTAGAAATGGAGCGAGAGGTAGATAAAGATATTCTCTTAAAGTATTTACCACAAGAGGGGAATATGATGCCGGCTCTGTATAAAAGTCAAGACGGTACCGGAGGCAGTAAAGATAATTTTTCTGAAAGAGACATTTTATATAAGATTCTCTTTGACATGCGAAATGATGTGGAAGAGCTAAAAAAGCTAGTTCATAACGTTTTGAAAAATGAAAACTACGGAGAAGAGATTCTGAAAGACAACGAGGATCTATTTGAAGTAAAGCAAAATGAGTTCAAAGAAAATGCGGAGGGGATAAGAACACCATTTTTACTGGATAGCAGAAAAGAGGAGGACGAAGACAGTGAGCATTTTGATTTAGAAGATTACCAAGACGCAGAGCATGAAATCGAAGAAGAATCTTTATCTCTTGAAAAAAAAGAAAAAGAGATGATCGAAAGGGCACTTTCCAAAAATCAGAACAAAAGAAAATATGCGGCACGGGATTTGGGCATATCAGAGAGGACATTATATAGAAAAATAAAGCAATATGACCTTTAA
- the lptE gene encoding LptE family protein yields the protein MTFKSIFTFLFLAIFTSSCGVYSFTGASISPDIKTMSIQYFYNDSGNGPPNLQQTFTEKIRDYYQQNTSLELVDSNGDLQLEGSITGYTVRPIAVTASGNPELQDAAGAQRLEITVKVSYVNTKDEVFNFENKSFKFYDDFDATANTLTAVEDQLIETITDQIILDIFNASVANW from the coding sequence ATGACCTTTAAAAGTATATTTACATTTTTATTTTTGGCAATATTCACCAGTAGCTGTGGCGTTTACAGTTTTACGGGAGCTTCGATTTCACCGGACATTAAAACAATGTCTATCCAATATTTTTACAATGATTCAGGAAATGGCCCTCCAAATTTACAGCAAACCTTTACTGAAAAAATTAGGGACTATTATCAACAAAACACGAGCTTGGAGCTTGTTGACTCAAATGGGGATTTACAACTAGAAGGGTCTATTACTGGTTATACCGTACGGCCAATTGCAGTAACAGCCTCAGGAAATCCTGAATTGCAAGATGCCGCTGGTGCGCAAAGATTGGAGATCACAGTGAAAGTGAGTTACGTCAACACTAAAGATGAAGTATTCAATTTCGAAAATAAGTCCTTTAAATTCTATGATGATTTTGATGCTACTGCGAACACCTTAACGGCTGTGGAAGATCAATTGATAGAAACCATTACCGATCAGATAATTTTAGATATTTTTAATGCATCAGTAGCAAATTGGTAA
- a CDS encoding tetratricopeptide repeat protein — protein sequence MDKQRLTTLINQPEKLEENDFRDLANLKKEFPYFQALSPLITLGSKKYSPETEKKQLQTSAIYALDRKHLKEILTKDYIQAVKKVEPVENTYQQENEVRIAKNKVIESPSVDRKKVEQKTEYVSKPIIESSAITDSSHLPDSFFEELFKDMEALKEEKEKYQKTLEKFESKKTTATKSKTATTKKTSSKTTTKKAASPKPTSAKKATTQKPKAATTKETSSAKKQPSSKKATTTKTKTTITKVPVSKSKKTSKKPKKDEHDIIEEITSRKELKISDAHKKEQLDIINSFIEKEPVLTKRLDPDNQSNKQEAEDLSANSTNLSDDVVSETLAKLMIKQGRKQKAIDIYKKLIWKFPQKKTYFVEIIDELKKES from the coding sequence GTGGACAAACAAAGGCTTACAACCCTCATTAATCAACCAGAAAAATTAGAAGAAAATGACTTCAGAGATTTGGCTAATCTGAAGAAAGAGTTCCCTTATTTTCAAGCCTTATCCCCCTTAATAACACTAGGTTCTAAAAAATATTCTCCTGAAACAGAGAAAAAACAGCTTCAAACTTCTGCGATTTACGCCCTGGATCGAAAACACCTAAAAGAAATTTTAACCAAGGACTATATCCAGGCTGTAAAAAAAGTCGAGCCGGTAGAAAATACCTATCAGCAGGAAAATGAAGTGCGAATAGCGAAAAATAAAGTCATTGAATCTCCTTCAGTAGATAGAAAAAAAGTTGAACAAAAAACTGAATATGTTAGCAAACCTATAATTGAGTCTTCCGCAATAACAGATTCTTCTCATTTACCTGATTCTTTTTTCGAAGAATTATTTAAGGATATGGAAGCACTGAAGGAGGAAAAAGAGAAATATCAAAAAACTTTAGAAAAATTCGAAAGTAAGAAGACAACAGCTACAAAATCAAAAACGGCTACCACAAAAAAAACCAGCTCCAAAACAACAACTAAGAAAGCTGCATCTCCTAAACCCACTTCTGCCAAGAAAGCAACCACACAAAAGCCCAAAGCAGCCACAACCAAGGAAACAAGTAGTGCCAAAAAACAGCCAAGCTCTAAAAAGGCGACAACAACAAAGACAAAAACCACTATTACAAAAGTCCCAGTTTCAAAATCTAAAAAAACCTCAAAGAAACCGAAAAAAGATGAGCATGACATAATTGAGGAAATAACCTCAAGAAAAGAATTAAAAATTAGTGATGCTCATAAAAAGGAACAACTGGACATTATCAATAGCTTCATTGAAAAAGAGCCTGTTTTAACCAAAAGATTAGACCCTGATAATCAATCAAATAAACAGGAAGCTGAAGACCTTTCGGCTAATAGCACCAATCTTTCGGACGATGTAGTTTCGGAAACTTTGGCGAAATTGATGATAAAACAAGGGAGAAAGCAAAAAGCAATTGATATTTACAAGAAATTAATTTGGAAATTTCCACAAAAAAAGACGTACTTTGTCGAAATTATAGATGAGTTAAAAAAAGAATCATAA
- the secG gene encoding preprotein translocase subunit SecG → MLTLLITLIILVAILLVLVVLAQNSKGGGLSSQFGGSGASQVVGVKRTGDILEKITWVLAISLVVLALASSFVIKTTTVDTGFTSPNIEKAQDETLLPGMEGAGQEEGLLPPTEGEGSSEGQEGSGDQELIEGLQEDTEDGSSEE, encoded by the coding sequence ATGTTAACATTATTAATTACTTTAATCATTTTAGTGGCCATTTTATTGGTATTGGTAGTATTGGCTCAAAATTCTAAAGGCGGTGGATTATCCAGTCAATTTGGAGGTTCAGGAGCAAGTCAAGTTGTTGGAGTTAAGAGAACTGGTGATATTTTAGAAAAAATCACATGGGTTTTAGCAATTAGCTTAGTGGTATTAGCTTTGGCTTCTTCATTTGTTATTAAAACAACGACTGTTGATACGGGCTTTACAAGTCCTAACATAGAAAAGGCCCAGGACGAAACTCTATTACCAGGAATGGAAGGAGCTGGACAAGAAGAAGGATTATTACCTCCAACAGAAGGTGAAGGAAGTTCTGAAGGTCAAGAAGGTAGTGGAGATCAAGAATTAATTGAAGGACTTCAAGAAGATACTGAAGACGGAAGTTCAGAAGAATAG
- a CDS encoding metallophosphoesterase family protein has product MKIGLISDTHSFWDETIPQYFKECDEIWHAGDIGESGQIMEQLNKIAPSIAVYGNIDTPEFQRTYPENLFIEREGVKIFMTHIGGKPPSYNPRVRKLIQSEKPDVFICGHSHILRAMPDKKHNNLLYLNPGAAGNQGFHKIRTMMRFEINNGKIEKLEVIELGKRGGI; this is encoded by the coding sequence ATGAAAATAGGCTTAATATCCGATACTCATAGCTTTTGGGATGAAACTATTCCCCAATATTTCAAAGAATGCGATGAAATATGGCATGCAGGCGATATAGGTGAATCTGGACAGATCATGGAGCAACTAAATAAAATTGCTCCATCTATTGCTGTCTATGGAAATATCGATACACCTGAATTTCAAAGAACCTATCCAGAGAATTTATTTATTGAGAGGGAAGGAGTAAAAATATTTATGACCCACATTGGAGGGAAGCCGCCATCTTATAATCCACGAGTCAGGAAATTAATTCAATCGGAAAAGCCTGATGTTTTTATTTGTGGGCATTCGCACATATTGAGGGCAATGCCAGATAAGAAGCATAATAATTTACTCTATCTTAATCCGGGTGCTGCAGGAAATCAAGGCTTTCATAAAATTAGGACGATGATGAGGTTTGAAATTAATAATGGGAAAATTGAAAAGTTGGAGGTGATAGAGTTGGGAAAGAGGGGGGGTATTTAG
- a CDS encoding phospho-sugar mutase → MTSQEKAQQWLDSKSVDEATKKEIKALQENNKEEFEESFYKDLEFGTGGLRGIMGVGSNRMNKYTLGMATQGLSNYLNKTFTEQGVSVAIAHDCRNNAEEFAKVVADVFTANNIKVFFFESLRPTPELSFAIRHLGCKSGVVLTASHNPKEYNGYKAYWTDGAQMVAPHDLNVMNEVQSISSIDDVYFDGKEELIETIGNDIDEAYLEEIKKISLFPNASEEDKSINIVFSSIHGTGITLVPKALEMFGFKNVHLVEEQSEPNGNFPTVVYPNPEEKEAMSMALQKGKKVDADIVMATDPDADRVGIAIKNGENEFALLNGNQTGSMLIYYLLSRWNDLSKLDGNQFIVKTIVTTELFKNIANAYKVECFDTLTGFKNIAAVIRELEGKKTFIGGGEESYGYMISDYVRDKDAIASVVMIAEMTAYVKSQGKTLYDYLIEMYTKFGFYREDLVSITKKGKSGSEEIKAMMTRFREKPPQSLAGTKVVEVRDYQKSTILNMESGKKSKLDFPSSNVLQFFLEDGSKISARPSGTEPKIKFYVSVKGKLNSKETYEEDFAELGNIIKAYLDDLDL, encoded by the coding sequence ATGACAAGTCAGGAAAAAGCCCAGCAGTGGTTAGATAGTAAATCTGTAGATGAAGCCACCAAAAAAGAAATTAAAGCCCTACAAGAAAATAATAAGGAAGAATTTGAAGAGTCTTTTTATAAAGATTTAGAATTTGGGACGGGTGGCTTAAGGGGAATTATGGGGGTTGGCAGTAACCGAATGAATAAATATACCCTGGGAATGGCAACTCAAGGATTAAGTAATTATCTAAACAAAACTTTCACCGAGCAAGGAGTTTCGGTTGCCATTGCTCATGACTGTCGAAATAATGCTGAAGAATTTGCCAAAGTTGTAGCGGATGTTTTTACAGCAAATAATATTAAAGTTTTTTTCTTTGAAAGCTTACGTCCAACCCCTGAATTATCCTTTGCAATTCGTCACTTGGGTTGTAAAAGTGGGGTGGTACTGACTGCTTCTCATAATCCGAAAGAGTATAATGGCTATAAGGCTTATTGGACTGATGGTGCACAAATGGTAGCTCCGCATGACTTGAATGTAATGAATGAGGTTCAATCTATCTCATCCATCGATGATGTTTATTTTGATGGTAAGGAAGAACTCATTGAAACCATAGGTAATGATATAGATGAAGCTTACCTTGAGGAAATAAAGAAAATCTCTCTTTTCCCCAATGCCTCTGAAGAAGACAAATCTATTAATATCGTTTTTTCTTCTATTCATGGTACGGGAATTACTTTAGTGCCGAAAGCTTTAGAAATGTTTGGTTTTAAGAATGTACATCTGGTAGAGGAACAGTCGGAGCCCAATGGGAATTTTCCAACGGTAGTCTATCCGAATCCCGAGGAAAAGGAGGCTATGTCCATGGCTTTGCAAAAGGGTAAGAAAGTAGATGCTGACATTGTAATGGCTACAGATCCTGATGCTGATAGAGTCGGCATAGCGATCAAAAATGGAGAAAATGAATTTGCATTATTAAATGGAAATCAGACCGGCTCTATGCTTATTTACTATTTGTTAAGTAGATGGAATGATTTAAGCAAGTTGGATGGTAATCAATTCATTGTAAAAACAATTGTAACTACCGAGCTTTTCAAAAATATTGCAAATGCCTACAAGGTGGAATGTTTCGATACTTTAACCGGGTTTAAAAACATTGCAGCAGTCATCAGGGAATTAGAGGGCAAGAAAACTTTTATTGGTGGAGGAGAAGAAAGTTATGGATATATGATCAGCGATTATGTTCGTGATAAGGATGCTATTGCTTCAGTGGTGATGATTGCAGAAATGACTGCATATGTGAAATCTCAAGGCAAAACTCTCTATGATTACTTGATCGAAATGTACACGAAGTTTGGTTTCTATCGTGAGGATTTAGTTTCGATTACTAAAAAGGGAAAATCAGGAAGCGAGGAAATTAAGGCCATGATGACTCGATTTAGAGAGAAACCTCCTCAAAGCCTGGCTGGTACCAAAGTTGTTGAAGTGCGAGATTACCAGAAATCGACCATTTTGAATATGGAAAGTGGAAAGAAAAGCAAATTGGATTTTCCGTCTTCTAATGTTTTACAATTTTTCTTAGAGGATGGGAGTAAAATATCCGCCAGACCTTCCGGTACAGAGCCTAAGATTAAATTTTATGTGAGTGTAAAGGGGAAATTAAATAGCAAGGAAACCTACGAGGAGGATTTTGCAGAATTGGGTAATATCATTAAGGCTTATTTGGATGATTTGGATTTGTAG
- the hppD gene encoding 4-hydroxyphenylpyruvate dioxygenase has protein sequence MEQDFLPINGTDYIEFYVGNAKQSAMYYQTAFGFELKAYAGPETGIKDRASYMLQQGKIRLVLTSSLAPDTEVAQHVNLHGDGVKVLALWVDDAELSYNETTKRGAKPHTAPKTIKDEHGEVTVASIHTYGDTIHTFVNRHDYNGVFLPGFVEKTSELLVKPIGLKYVDHCVGNVGWGEMNTWVDFYRDVMGFNLLITFDDKDIATDYTALMSKVVSNGNGFIKFPINEPAEGKKKSQIEEYIDFYKGAGVQHIAIATDDIIDTVSEMRRRGVEFLRVPDTYYEDLWQRVGEIEEDIEPIRENNILVDRDDEGYLLQIFTKPVQDRPTVFYEIIQRKGAKSFGKGNFKALFEAIEREQELRGNL, from the coding sequence ATGGAACAGGATTTTTTGCCAATAAATGGCACCGATTACATCGAATTTTATGTTGGAAATGCAAAGCAGTCCGCTATGTATTACCAAACGGCTTTTGGATTTGAGCTTAAGGCCTATGCGGGTCCGGAAACCGGCATTAAGGATAGAGCATCGTATATGTTGCAACAGGGGAAAATTCGATTGGTTTTGACTTCTTCTTTAGCCCCTGATACGGAGGTAGCTCAGCATGTGAACCTGCATGGGGATGGAGTGAAAGTATTAGCGCTGTGGGTGGACGATGCAGAATTGTCTTATAATGAAACAACCAAAAGAGGTGCAAAACCACATACTGCACCAAAAACAATAAAAGATGAACATGGCGAAGTAACGGTAGCTTCTATCCATACCTATGGAGATACTATTCATACTTTTGTAAATAGACATGATTATAATGGCGTTTTCCTGCCGGGCTTCGTAGAAAAAACAAGCGAATTACTAGTGAAGCCTATTGGTTTGAAATATGTAGACCATTGTGTAGGTAATGTTGGCTGGGGAGAGATGAATACCTGGGTTGATTTTTACAGAGATGTGATGGGATTCAATCTGTTGATTACATTTGATGATAAAGATATTGCTACCGATTATACTGCATTAATGTCGAAAGTAGTTTCCAATGGAAATGGTTTCATAAAATTCCCAATAAATGAACCGGCTGAAGGCAAAAAGAAATCTCAAATCGAGGAATATATAGATTTTTACAAAGGAGCAGGAGTTCAGCATATTGCGATCGCTACAGATGACATAATTGATACAGTGTCTGAAATGAGAAGAAGAGGAGTGGAGTTTTTAAGAGTGCCAGACACTTATTATGAAGATTTGTGGCAGAGGGTAGGTGAAATTGAAGAAGATATTGAGCCTATAAGAGAGAATAATATATTGGTAGATCGAGATGATGAAGGATACCTACTTCAGATTTTCACTAAACCAGTTCAGGATAGACCGACCGTTTTCTATGAAATCATTCAAAGGAAAGGTGCAAAATCCTTCGGTAAAGGAAACTTTAAAGCCTTGTTTGAAGCTATTGAAAGAGAGCAAGAATTGAGAGGTAATTTGTAA
- a CDS encoding sodium-translocating pyrophosphatase gives MSNIIWIVPILGIVGLIVMAIKSAWVSKQDAGDERMTELAGYIAKGAMAFLRAEWKVMFYFVIIAGILLAYSGTLVETSSPVIAISFVIGAVFSAFAGYVGMNIATKANVRTTQAAKTSLSKALKVSFSGGTVMGLGVAGLAVFGMGILFIFLYNMYVIQTGGDVNGLEMEKALEVLAGFSLGAESIALFARVGGGIYTKAADVGADLVGKVEAGIPEDDPRNPATIADNVGDNVGDVAGMGADLFGSYVATILASMVLGREIISEDQFGGIAPILLPMIIAGLGLVFSIIGTLFVRVKNENDSVQKALNWGNWSSIVLTVVASFFLVDYMLPETLMIRGYEFSSMDVFWAIFTGLIVGALMSIITEYYTAMGRKPVLSIVKQSSTGAATNIIGGLAVGMQSTVLPILVLATGIVVSYSFAGLYGVAIAAAGMMATTAMQLAIDAFGPIADNAGGIAEMSGLPEEVRDRTDNLDAVGNTTAATGKGFAIASAALTALALFAAFVGISGIDSIDIYKAPVLAALFVGGMIPFIFSSLAIAAVGRAAMDMVQEVRRQFKEMPGIMEGTTKPEYEKCVDISTKASIREMILPGAIALITPLLVGFGLKGVFAETSSAEILGGLLAGVTVSGVLMGIFQNNAGGAWDNAKKSFEKGVEINGKMEYKGSEPHKASVTGDTVGDPFKDTSGPSMNILIKLMSIVALVIAPHISVKDHSTAEIKKEVKEVVVEKSEVIKAEK, from the coding sequence ATGAGCAATATTATCTGGATTGTCCCGATTCTCGGGATTGTGGGACTGATTGTTATGGCTATCAAATCCGCTTGGGTATCGAAGCAAGATGCTGGAGATGAAAGGATGACGGAATTAGCTGGCTACATAGCAAAAGGAGCTATGGCATTTTTAAGGGCTGAATGGAAAGTGATGTTCTACTTTGTAATTATTGCCGGTATATTGTTGGCATACTCAGGAACACTAGTTGAAACCTCTTCCCCTGTAATCGCAATTTCATTCGTAATTGGTGCCGTATTTTCAGCATTTGCAGGGTATGTAGGAATGAACATCGCAACTAAAGCGAATGTAAGAACTACTCAAGCTGCAAAAACTAGTTTATCAAAAGCCTTGAAGGTATCTTTTTCTGGCGGTACTGTTATGGGACTCGGTGTTGCAGGTCTTGCAGTATTTGGAATGGGGATTTTATTTATTTTCCTATATAATATGTACGTTATCCAAACAGGCGGTGATGTAAACGGCTTAGAAATGGAGAAAGCATTGGAAGTGTTAGCTGGTTTCTCTCTAGGAGCTGAATCCATTGCACTTTTTGCACGTGTTGGTGGTGGAATTTATACAAAAGCTGCCGATGTAGGAGCTGATTTAGTTGGTAAAGTGGAAGCTGGTATTCCAGAAGATGATCCGAGAAACCCTGCTACAATTGCTGACAACGTTGGTGATAATGTTGGTGATGTTGCCGGTATGGGCGCTGATTTATTTGGTTCGTATGTAGCTACCATTTTAGCCTCAATGGTATTGGGTAGAGAAATCATTTCTGAAGATCAATTTGGAGGCATAGCCCCTATCCTACTTCCTATGATTATCGCAGGATTAGGTCTTGTATTTTCTATTATAGGTACTTTATTCGTAAGAGTTAAAAATGAAAACGATAGTGTTCAAAAAGCATTGAACTGGGGAAACTGGTCTTCAATTGTTTTGACTGTCGTTGCTTCCTTTTTCTTGGTTGATTATATGCTTCCAGAAACTTTGATGATAAGAGGCTATGAATTTAGTAGCATGGATGTTTTCTGGGCAATCTTTACTGGTTTAATAGTTGGAGCCCTAATGAGTATCATTACTGAATATTATACAGCTATGGGCAGGAAACCTGTATTATCGATTGTAAAGCAATCCAGCACTGGTGCTGCAACCAATATCATTGGTGGTTTAGCAGTAGGTATGCAATCTACCGTTTTACCTATTTTAGTTTTGGCAACTGGTATTGTAGTTTCCTATTCTTTTGCAGGTCTCTATGGTGTGGCTATTGCTGCTGCTGGAATGATGGCAACTACAGCCATGCAATTAGCAATTGATGCCTTCGGACCTATTGCTGACAATGCAGGAGGTATTGCTGAAATGAGTGGCTTACCGGAAGAGGTTAGAGACAGAACAGATAATTTAGATGCTGTAGGGAACACTACTGCTGCTACTGGTAAAGGATTTGCTATCGCATCTGCTGCCTTAACAGCGCTAGCACTATTCGCTGCTTTCGTGGGAATTTCTGGAATTGACTCCATTGATATTTATAAAGCACCTGTATTAGCAGCATTATTTGTAGGTGGTATGATTCCATTTATCTTCTCTTCTTTAGCAATTGCAGCGGTAGGTAGGGCAGCTATGGATATGGTGCAGGAAGTAAGAAGACAATTCAAAGAAATGCCAGGCATTATGGAGGGTACAACCAAACCTGAATATGAAAAATGTGTGGATATTTCAACTAAGGCTTCCATCAGAGAAATGATTTTACCTGGAGCTATTGCTTTGATCACTCCTTTATTAGTTGGATTCGGGTTAAAAGGAGTTTTCGCTGAAACTTCTTCTGCTGAAATTTTAGGTGGTTTATTGGCCGGGGTTACGGTATCCGGTGTTTTGATGGGTATTTTCCAGAACAATGCCGGAGGTGCATGGGATAATGCCAAAAAATCCTTTGAAAAAGGTGTGGAAATCAATGGTAAAATGGAGTATAAAGGATCTGAGCCTCATAAGGCTTCAGTTACTGGGGACACAGTAGGTGATCCTTTCAAAGATACTTCAGGACCATCTATGAATATTTTGATCAAATTAATGTCAATTGTTGCTTTAGTAATTGCTCCTCATATTTCGGTTAAAGACCATAGTACTGCTGAAATTAAGAAAGAAGTAAAGGAAGTAGTAGTTGAAAAAAGTGAAGTAATCAAAGCTGAAAAATAA